GTCTAAAGAGAAAAGTTGCATTCAAAGCCATTTATACAAGTTTAAAATAAACGAGCTTGCTTTGGATACCAAAGCACAGCCTGGGAAGGAAGAAATAGCAAATTTGTTTGAAGCAGACGAAGAGGTAACAATTTTCTTTGTATTGACCAAACTTAAAAATGCGGCAAAACTATTTGCGAGCGCTACAGAAACGAATGCAACAGCCTTGCACCTTTTGCCTGAAATTGAAAACCTAATCCAACAACATCAGCTACTAAGCAATGCTGAAATTGCTACCTACTATTGGGTCTTTAAAACCATGCAAAACCCCAATGAAACGAAGTATTACAGAATGTTTAAAGAATGCATGACAAAGCATTCACACCAGATGGAAGTAGACGATTTGAAGGAATTATTTGCATTGGCCATCAATTATTGCAAAGAAAAGCTTGTACAACAAAAGCAAGAATTTGAACGAGAGTTGTTTGAAATATACCTTCATGGATTAGCCAGTGAAACTTTGCTAAACAACCAAGTGCTCAGCTTTGAAACCCAAAAAAGTATTATAGATATTGCATTGAAACTCGGCGAGGTAAATTGGGTAAAAGATTTCATTGAAGACACACGCCAAATTACAGATAAAAAAATAAGGGAAGAACTGTATCAATTAAATCAAGCAAAGCTTCATTTTTACAAATCAGATTTTACCGCATGCATTGCATCATTGTCTGAAGAAATTGCCAGAAATCTGCAAATTATGCAGGATGTTCAAGTACTTAAAATTCGTGCGCTTCAGGAATTGGGCGAGCACAATCAGCTTAAAATGGAAGCAAAAAGACTTCGAGAAATAAAATCAAAACTCAATGAATAATAAAAGGTACTTAGCTCAATTGAGTTAAAACAGTTTTTACAGCGGATAAGTTTGGTATTTCGCTCGCATTCTCCAACACTTCAGCATAGCGAATAATGCCTATTTTGTCGATAACAAATGCCGAGCGTTTTGAAACACCCTTCATTCCTGAGCTAAATAATTCATAGATAGAGCCGTAAGCGCTCGAAACTTCTTTGTTGAAATCAGAAATCAACATAAAGTTTAGCTTTTGTTCCTCCTTATATTTTGCAAGGGTATATAAACTATCCACCGAAATTGCGATTACCTCCGAACCGATTGAGTTATAGTCCGAGATTTCATCTCTAACCGAACAAAGCTCCGCCGTGCAGGTACTTGTAAACGCTAATGGGAAAAACAAAAGAACAATATTTTTGCCTTCAAAATCTTCCAGTTTCACTACTTTTTTCTCACTGCTAAACAAAGAAAAGGACGGTGCTTTGTCACCTACTTTTAAACTCATTATTTTGATTTACGTTTGCGTTCATTCTCATCTAAAATAATTTTTCGCATGCGAATGGAAGATGGAGTTAATTCAACATATTCGTCTTCTTGAATATATTCCATGGCTTCTTCCAAAGAAAATTTCACTGCAGGAGCTATTTTCATTTTCTCATCAGTTCCACTGGCGCGCATGTTAGTTAACTTTTTGGTTTTGGTGATATTCACCGCCAAATCATCCGGACGTGTGTGTTCACCAATCACTTGACCTGCATATATTTCCTCAGTTGGATCGATAAAAAAGAAACCTCTGTCCTGCAATTTGTCAATGGAATAAGCAATTGCAGTGCCTTGTTCCATCGATATCAATGAACCGGAAATTCGACCATTAATATCCCCTTTCCAAGGTTCGTAGGCTTTAAAGCGGTGCGCCATTATCGCTTCTCCGGCAGTTGCAGTAAGCACTTTATTACGTAATCCCATAATTCCGCGAGAAGGAATGGCAAACTCCATGTGAATCATATCGCCCTTGGGTTCCATTATCAACATATCGCCTTTCCGTTGGCTTACTAGTTCAATTACTTTTCCTGAAACGGGTTCGGGAACGTCAACGGTTAATACCTCAATTGGTTCACACTTAACCCCGTCTATTTCTTTTATCAATACTTGCGGTTGCCCAACTTGCAATTCATATCCCTCTCTGCGCATGGTTTCAATTAAAATTGACAAGTGCAAAATACCTCTTCCAAAAACCAAATAAGAATCTGCCGAGTCGGTTTCTTCCACTCTCAAGGCTAAGTTTTTTTCAATCTCTTTAAACAAGCGATCCCTTAAGTGACGAGAAGTTACAAATTTTCCCTCCTTGCCAAAAAACGGCGAGTTGTTTATGGTAAAAAGCATACTCATGGTTGGCTCATCAATACTGATAGGAGGCAATCCTTCCGGACTTTCAAAATCTGCGATAGTATCACCAATTTCAAATCCTTCAATGCCGGTAAGTGCACAAATATCTCCACAACCTACCTCTGTAACTTTTGCTTTTCCTAATCCTTCAAAAGAAAATAATTCCTTTATGCGTGATTTAACCACACTACCATCTCTTTTAACTAATGAAACCGGCATATTCTCACGCAAAGCTCCTCGCTTAATACGACCTACTGCAATACGACCCACAAAAGATGAAAAATCAAGAGAGGTAATTTGCATTTGTGGTGTCCCTTCTAAAACAGGAGCTTCAGGAATATTTTCAATAATGCAATCTAGTAATGCGGTTATATCAGTAGTAGGTTTATTGTAATCTGTACTCATCCAACCTTGTTTAGAAGAACCAAATATGGTTGGAAAGTTTAATTGTTCCTCTGTTGCATCCAAATTAAAAAACAAATCAAATACATTATCATGTACCTCATCCGGACGACAATTTGGCTTATCCACTTTGTTAATTACCACAATTGCTTTTAATCCAATTTGCAAGGCTTTTTGCAACACAAAACGAGTTTGCGGCATCGGGCCTTCAAATGCATCTACTAATAATATAACTCCATCAGCCATGTTTAACACGCGCTCTACTTCTCCTCCAAAATCACTGTGTCCGGGGGTATCAATAATGTTAATCTTAACACCGTTATAGTTTACCGAAACATTTTTCGAAAGAATAGTAATGCCGCGCTCTCGTTCCAAGTCATTGTTGTCAAGAATTAAATCTCCAGACTCTTGGTTGTCGCGAAAAAGCTTTGACTGATGAAGAATTTTGTCCACCAGTGTTGTTTTTCCGTGGTCAACGTGAGCGATAATGGCAATGTTTCTAAGGTTTTTCATACTTTTTTGTACTCGTTTTTTATTTTTGAGGCTGCAAAAGTAGTCTTTTTTATCCTGATTCAAGGCATCGACCAGTTTTATTTTTGAAGGGGAGGACAAATAAAGTTATGAAAATCAGTACTTTTACGCTATTATTTGGATTGCGGTTTAATATTTGTTTATTCCAAAATAAAAGTTTTATATTTGGCTTTTGAATGTGAAATCACGAAACATTCCTAAAACAACCGATTAAAGAAAATAATTCTACATGATTATGAAAAAAATTGTCTTGTCCACGCTATTAGTTCTAACTACTCTAAGTTTTACAAAAGCTGGTGTTATAGTGCTAGAAGGCAACTATCAAGGAAAAAATATTTATATCCAAAATCCCAATGCTGGTTCTGGAGTTGGTTTTTGTACCTTTGAAGTTACTGTGAATGACCAAACAACAACAGACGAAATTAACACAAGCGCCTTTGAGGTAGATTTTACCGCTTACCAAATTAAGTTTGGTGATAAAGTGGTTGTTAAGATTAAACACAAAGACGATTGCAAACCAAAAGTGCTTAATCCCGAAGTGCTAAAACCAAGAAGTACTTTTTCTGTTGTTCCCGGCTCAATGAAAGTTGACAAGGAAGGAAACTTTAGCTGGGCTACCACTAATGAAACCAGTAAAATGCTTTATACTGTTGAGCAGTTTAAGTGGAACAAATGGGTGAAATGTGGTGATGTGATGGGCAAAGGAACTGTGCAAGAAAACGAATACTCTATTAAAGTAACTCCTCACTCTGGTGAGAATAAATTCCGTGTAAAACAAACTGATTTTAGCGATAAAGCAAATGTTTCAGAACCGCTAAAATACCGTGCAGTATTGCCGGAAGTAACCTTTGATAAAACTAAAGTGGATAAACAAATCCAATTTTCTTCCTCCACTGCTTTCGAATTGTTTGACTCCTTTGGTAACATCGTG
The sequence above is a segment of the Bacteroidota bacterium genome. Coding sequences within it:
- a CDS encoding redoxin domain-containing protein; this encodes MSLKVGDKAPSFSLFSSEKKVVKLEDFEGKNIVLLFFPLAFTSTCTAELCSVRDEISDYNSIGSEVIAISVDSLYTLAKYKEEQKLNFMLISDFNKEVSSAYGSIYELFSSGMKGVSKRSAFVIDKIGIIRYAEVLENASEIPNLSAVKTVLTQLS
- the typA gene encoding translational GTPase TypA; this translates as MKNLRNIAIIAHVDHGKTTLVDKILHQSKLFRDNQESGDLILDNNDLERERGITILSKNVSVNYNGVKINIIDTPGHSDFGGEVERVLNMADGVILLVDAFEGPMPQTRFVLQKALQIGLKAIVVINKVDKPNCRPDEVHDNVFDLFFNLDATEEQLNFPTIFGSSKQGWMSTDYNKPTTDITALLDCIIENIPEAPVLEGTPQMQITSLDFSSFVGRIAVGRIKRGALRENMPVSLVKRDGSVVKSRIKELFSFEGLGKAKVTEVGCGDICALTGIEGFEIGDTIADFESPEGLPPISIDEPTMSMLFTINNSPFFGKEGKFVTSRHLRDRLFKEIEKNLALRVEETDSADSYLVFGRGILHLSILIETMRREGYELQVGQPQVLIKEIDGVKCEPIEVLTVDVPEPVSGKVIELVSQRKGDMLIMEPKGDMIHMEFAIPSRGIMGLRNKVLTATAGEAIMAHRFKAYEPWKGDINGRISGSLISMEQGTAIAYSIDKLQDRGFFFIDPTEEIYAGQVIGEHTRPDDLAVNITKTKKLTNMRASGTDEKMKIAPAVKFSLEEAMEYIQEDEYVELTPSSIRMRKIILDENERKRKSK